One genomic window of Hymenobacter sp. J193 includes the following:
- a CDS encoding RagB/SusD family nutrient uptake outer membrane protein codes for MNISKLSFAALTALLLTTGCDDKLLNQVDPNRPSTDQFWKTESDANQAVIAVYSTQQIFSTYSLYWHFATTGRTDESFTNTPDGGLNQYLVFRQVSTTDGRSAFLWNDTYRMIYRANQVLTQVPGISMDETLKKRLLAEALYLRSLCYYELGLLFGNIPLVLTQADASTRASQATQDQVYAQIISDLTKAKADLPLTYDAANKGRATRGAAASLMGKVFMQQRKWAEASTQFAEVISSGQYSLVPNYADNFTENNENNSESIYEVQFSGVNKNFGQDFVGGAEGNERAQFFGPPGIGFTDVEVRRWLFEEYTDKTTTGAVDPRRDATLFSSVGTPTLYGQAFGFGGLNINPSRLLWRKYQNDRTRNFEDFFSGINIRLIRYADVLLMQAEALNELGRGEEAIPLINQVRRRVQLTELAGGMSKADLQTQIRHERITELAGEGVRWSDLVRYGLFDTEEGLNELRSRDADFNNFITPRNKLLPIPQTDIDIDKNLKQNPGF; via the coding sequence ATGAATATTTCCAAGCTTTCATTTGCGGCCCTGACAGCCTTGCTGCTGACTACCGGCTGCGACGATAAACTGCTGAACCAAGTGGACCCGAATAGGCCCAGCACAGATCAGTTCTGGAAAACCGAATCTGATGCCAACCAGGCCGTTATTGCGGTGTACTCCACCCAGCAGATATTCTCCACGTACAGCCTGTACTGGCATTTCGCCACCACCGGCCGCACCGACGAATCGTTTACGAACACGCCGGACGGGGGGCTGAACCAGTACCTCGTGTTCCGGCAGGTAAGCACTACTGATGGCCGTTCGGCCTTCCTGTGGAACGACACCTACCGGATGATTTACCGGGCCAACCAGGTGCTGACGCAGGTGCCCGGCATTTCGATGGATGAGACGCTGAAAAAGCGCCTGCTGGCCGAGGCACTGTACCTGCGTTCCTTGTGCTACTACGAGCTGGGCCTGCTGTTTGGCAACATCCCGCTCGTTCTCACCCAGGCCGACGCCAGCACCCGCGCCTCACAGGCAACCCAGGATCAGGTATACGCCCAGATCATCAGTGACCTGACCAAGGCCAAGGCCGACCTGCCCCTGACCTACGACGCGGCCAACAAGGGCCGGGCTACCCGCGGCGCCGCGGCCTCCCTCATGGGCAAGGTGTTCATGCAGCAGCGCAAGTGGGCCGAGGCCTCCACGCAGTTTGCGGAGGTTATCAGCTCGGGCCAGTACTCCCTGGTACCCAACTATGCCGACAACTTTACCGAAAACAACGAGAACAACAGCGAGTCGATTTACGAGGTGCAGTTCTCGGGCGTGAACAAGAACTTCGGGCAGGACTTTGTAGGCGGGGCCGAAGGCAACGAGCGGGCCCAGTTCTTCGGCCCTCCCGGCATCGGCTTCACCGACGTGGAAGTACGCCGCTGGCTGTTTGAAGAGTACACCGACAAAACCACTACCGGCGCCGTGGACCCCCGCCGCGACGCCACGCTGTTCAGCTCCGTGGGCACGCCTACGCTTTACGGTCAGGCCTTTGGCTTTGGCGGGCTCAACATCAACCCCAGCCGCCTGCTGTGGCGCAAGTACCAGAATGACCGCACCCGCAACTTCGAGGACTTCTTCTCCGGTATCAATATCCGCCTGATCCGCTACGCCGATGTGCTGCTGATGCAGGCTGAGGCGCTGAACGAGCTGGGTCGGGGAGAGGAGGCTATTCCGCTCATCAACCAGGTACGCCGCCGCGTGCAGCTCACGGAGCTGGCCGGCGGCATGAGCAAGGCAGACCTGCAAACCCAGATCCGGCACGAGCGGATTACGGAGCTGGCGGGTGAAGGCGTGCGCTGGAGCGACCTGGTCCGCTAC